In Bacillus sp. Cs-700, one genomic interval encodes:
- a CDS encoding pitrilysin family protein: MAIIPHEKTSCGGLTLHRIQTDKYKTTTVVVQFKARLTKETVTERALLPYVLQSGTENYSSSKAVRTELEKLYGATLGVDLAKKGDFHVMTFRMDFANEKFLSEDEPLFKKALSLLSEVIMNPKTDGSGFDSSIVDKEKRTMKQRIQSIYDDKMRYSNMRLTQEMFPNEAFGLHIYGEKEEVDGVTAKSLYDYYKKVCAEDEIDLYLVGDLEGVNAEEVVKELFPFQERSDRKSETTEKASLDVEEKEVLETQEIKQGKLHMGFRSGVGYADDEYFALQVFNGMFGGFSHSKLFRNVREKESLAYYAASRYESHKGLIIVMSGIEFKNFKKTVDIIKEQLTAMREGDFNEEEMKQTKTMIRNQLLETVDDAKGMVELLYHGVVSQKLRTIEEWLDGVEAVTKEDILAVADKVKLDTVYFLKGEEA; encoded by the coding sequence ATGGCGATTATCCCTCATGAGAAAACCTCGTGCGGCGGTTTGACGCTACATAGGATCCAGACGGATAAATATAAAACAACGACGGTAGTGGTTCAATTTAAAGCGCGTTTGACGAAGGAGACCGTGACGGAGAGGGCTCTTTTGCCTTATGTGTTGCAAAGCGGTACGGAAAACTATTCTTCTTCGAAAGCGGTTCGTACGGAGCTTGAGAAGCTCTATGGGGCGACGCTTGGTGTGGATCTTGCCAAGAAGGGTGATTTTCATGTGATGACGTTCCGGATGGACTTCGCGAATGAAAAGTTCCTTTCTGAAGATGAGCCTTTGTTTAAGAAAGCCCTTTCTTTACTTTCAGAGGTGATCATGAATCCGAAGACGGATGGATCTGGCTTCGATTCTTCAATTGTTGATAAAGAAAAGCGGACGATGAAACAGCGTATTCAATCGATTTATGATGATAAAATGCGCTATTCAAACATGAGACTAACGCAAGAAATGTTTCCGAATGAGGCTTTTGGATTGCATATTTACGGAGAAAAAGAAGAAGTGGATGGCGTGACAGCGAAGTCTCTTTATGATTACTATAAAAAAGTTTGTGCAGAAGATGAGATTGATCTTTATTTAGTTGGTGACTTAGAAGGCGTTAATGCTGAAGAAGTTGTAAAAGAGCTTTTCCCGTTTCAAGAACGTAGTGATCGAAAGTCTGAAACAACTGAAAAAGCCTCTCTTGATGTGGAAGAAAAAGAGGTCCTTGAAACACAGGAAATCAAGCAAGGAAAGCTTCATATGGGCTTTCGCTCTGGGGTTGGCTATGCGGATGATGAATACTTCGCCCTTCAAGTATTTAATGGCATGTTTGGAGGCTTCTCACACTCCAAGCTTTTTCGAAACGTACGAGAAAAAGAGAGCCTTGCTTATTACGCCGCGTCCCGCTATGAAAGCCATAAAGGCTTAATTATTGTGATGTCTGGCATTGAGTTTAAAAACTTTAAAAAGACTGTTGATATTATTAAAGAGCAGCTTACGGCTATGAGAGAAGGCGACTTCAACGAGGAAGAAATGAAGCAAACAAAAACCATGATTCGCAATCAGCTTCTTGAGACGGTCGATGACGCAAAAGGAATGGTTGAGCTGCTCTATCACGGTGTTGTCTCTCAAAAGCTACGGACAATTGAAGAGTGGCTTGATGGTGTGGAAGCTGTGACAAAAGAAGATATTTTAGCGGTTGCGGATAAGGTTAAGCTTGATACCGTTTATTTCTTAAAAGGCGAGGAGGCTTAA
- a CDS encoding pitrilysin family protein, translating into MKTIPFNQLQETLYHQTMDNGLDVYVLPKKGFNKTYATFTTKYGSVDNHFVPLNGSENVQVPDGIAHFLEHKMFEKEDRDVFQDFSKQGASSNAFTSFTRTAYLFSTTQNVMQNLETLVNFVQDPYFSDQSVEKEKGIIGQEIEMYNDNSDWRAYFGVIENMFHHHPVKIDIAGTIESIAKITKESLYTCYETFYHPSNMVLFVVGAVEPNEIMSFVEKNQAAKSYKDQPPIERFFDSEPKTVAEKKKVLPMSVQVAKCLVGFKEPNPGRQGEDLLKHELSINLALDLMFGQSSENYEKLYNEGLIDQSFSYDFTEEEKFGFSIVGSNTSSPDELANRLYEMIQSFKNESVDTDQLERIRKKKIGSFLRALNSPEFIANQFTRYRFNDMDLFEVVPMLESITAKDIEEAMKGHFAEDSFTVCQVVPKG; encoded by the coding sequence ATGAAAACTATTCCATTTAATCAGTTGCAGGAAACGCTGTATCACCAAACGATGGATAACGGACTTGACGTGTATGTTCTCCCTAAGAAGGGTTTCAATAAAACGTACGCAACGTTTACAACAAAGTACGGATCAGTAGACAATCACTTTGTTCCTTTAAACGGTTCAGAGAATGTGCAAGTGCCAGATGGCATTGCTCACTTTCTTGAGCACAAAATGTTTGAAAAAGAAGACCGTGATGTATTTCAAGATTTTAGTAAGCAGGGTGCGTCTTCGAATGCATTTACATCGTTTACAAGAACCGCTTACTTGTTTTCAACAACTCAGAACGTGATGCAGAATCTTGAAACGCTAGTGAACTTTGTTCAAGATCCTTACTTTAGTGACCAGAGTGTTGAAAAGGAAAAGGGTATTATCGGTCAAGAAATTGAAATGTATAATGATAATTCTGATTGGCGTGCGTATTTTGGTGTCATTGAAAATATGTTCCACCACCATCCCGTTAAAATAGATATTGCTGGAACAATTGAATCTATTGCAAAAATCACGAAAGAATCACTCTATACGTGTTATGAAACGTTCTACCATCCTTCGAACATGGTGTTATTTGTAGTAGGTGCTGTGGAGCCGAATGAAATTATGTCATTTGTAGAGAAAAACCAGGCAGCGAAATCATATAAAGACCAGCCACCAATTGAACGTTTCTTTGATTCAGAACCCAAGACAGTAGCAGAGAAGAAGAAAGTGTTGCCGATGTCTGTTCAAGTGGCAAAATGCCTTGTTGGATTTAAAGAACCAAATCCAGGACGCCAGGGAGAGGATCTTCTTAAACATGAGCTATCCATCAATCTTGCGCTCGATTTAATGTTTGGTCAGAGTTCAGAGAACTATGAGAAGCTTTACAATGAAGGGCTCATTGATCAAAGTTTTTCATATGATTTTACTGAAGAAGAGAAGTTCGGTTTTTCAATTGTAGGTAGTAATACAAGCTCACCTGATGAGCTTGCGAACCGATTGTATGAGATGATTCAATCATTTAAAAATGAATCAGTGGATACCGATCAGCTTGAGCGCATCCGTAAGAAAAAAATTGGTAGTTTTTTAAGAGCGTTAAATTCACCAGAGTTTATTGCAAACCAATTTACGCGCTATCGTTTTAACGACATGGATTTATTTGAAGTTGTCCCAATGCTTGAGTCCATTACGGCAAAAGATATTGAAGAGGCAATGAAAGGGCACTTTGCAGAAGATTCATTTACTGTCTGTCAAGTCGTTCCAAAAGGTTAA
- a CDS encoding SDR family oxidoreductase: protein MKEILITGASGGIGRAIAKSYTKYGNRVYAHYNTNAASIQDLQKEEPEAEIFPVQANLAEKDGVEVLTEKVVEVDTLILNAGNSYFGLLTDMAGDEIDAMIQLHLTSSIKLAKHYISSMVQKKQGSIIVVSSVFGVTGASCEVVYSSVKGGLNAFVKGLAKELGPSGIRVNAVAPGYISTEMNARLTEDDEHDLMNEIPMGRSGAPEEVASLISFLDSNQASYISGQIISIDGAWQ from the coding sequence ATGAAAGAAATTTTAATCACTGGAGCGAGTGGGGGTATAGGGAGAGCGATAGCAAAGAGTTATACAAAATATGGTAACCGCGTCTATGCTCATTACAATACGAATGCTGCCTCTATACAAGATCTACAAAAGGAGGAACCAGAAGCAGAAATTTTCCCGGTTCAAGCTAACTTAGCGGAAAAAGATGGCGTAGAAGTTTTAACCGAGAAGGTAGTGGAAGTTGATACGCTTATTCTCAATGCTGGAAATAGCTACTTTGGTTTATTGACGGATATGGCAGGGGATGAAATTGATGCAATGATTCAACTCCACCTCACATCATCCATTAAACTTGCGAAGCACTATATTTCCTCGATGGTGCAAAAAAAACAAGGGTCCATTATTGTCGTCTCTTCTGTCTTCGGTGTAACAGGTGCTTCTTGTGAAGTCGTTTATTCTTCTGTAAAAGGTGGTTTAAATGCCTTTGTGAAGGGATTAGCGAAAGAATTAGGGCCAAGCGGTATTCGGGTGAATGCAGTAGCACCAGGTTATATTTCGACGGAGATGAACGCACGGCTGACAGAGGACGATGAACACGATTTAATGAATGAAATTCCGATGGGACGATCGGGAGCGCCTGAAGAGGTAGCTTCTTTGATTTCATTTTTAGATTCGAATCAAGCTTCTTACATAAGCGGTCAAATTATTTCCATTGATGGGGCATGGCAATAA
- a CDS encoding DUF3243 domain-containing protein — protein MSVLDNFESWKGFLHDRLSQGEQQGLSQEVVSDVAYQIGGYLADGVKAKNEQEQLLADLWHVASQEEQHAIANMMVKLVQNER, from the coding sequence ATGTCTGTACTAGATAATTTTGAATCATGGAAAGGGTTCTTGCATGACCGCTTAAGTCAAGGCGAACAGCAAGGGCTTTCTCAAGAAGTTGTCTCAGATGTTGCTTATCAGATCGGCGGATACCTTGCTGATGGCGTGAAAGCGAAGAATGAGCAAGAACAGCTTCTTGCCGACCTATGGCATGTAGCAAGTCAAGAAGAACAGCACGCAATCGCAAATATGATGGTTAAGCTTGTTCAAAACGAAAGATAA
- a CDS encoding YmfK family protein — MEKKEWYLEYEIHKNRPGLLGDVASLLGMLGINIITINGVDDMRRGLLLLVDEIEQIERLESILNTMDNITVTKMREPKLRDRLAVRHGRYIQRDADDKKTFRFIRDELGLLVDFLAEIFKQDGHKLVGIRGMPRVGKTESIVASSVCANKRWVFLSSTMLKQTVRTQIADDEFNSDHIFLIDGIVSARRASERHWQVLRDIMRLPATKVVEHPDIFVQETEYTMNDFDYIIELRDDPEQEITYQVIENRSSGFSNLDFN, encoded by the coding sequence ATGGAGAAGAAGGAATGGTATTTGGAATATGAAATACATAAAAATAGGCCGGGTCTTTTAGGCGACGTCGCTTCCCTACTTGGGATGCTCGGTATTAATATCATTACGATCAATGGTGTTGACGATATGCGAAGAGGCCTGCTTCTCCTCGTTGATGAAATTGAGCAAATCGAGCGACTTGAGTCCATTTTAAATACAATGGATAACATTACAGTGACAAAAATGAGAGAACCAAAGTTACGCGATCGTCTTGCAGTACGACACGGAAGATATATCCAGCGTGATGCGGACGATAAAAAAACGTTTCGATTTATTCGAGATGAGCTTGGTTTGCTTGTTGATTTTCTAGCTGAAATCTTTAAACAGGATGGCCACAAACTCGTTGGAATTCGTGGAATGCCGCGAGTTGGAAAAACAGAATCAATTGTTGCTTCTAGCGTTTGTGCAAACAAACGATGGGTATTTTTATCTTCTACGATGTTAAAACAAACGGTTCGCACGCAAATTGCCGACGATGAATTTAATAGCGATCATATTTTTTTAATTGATGGTATCGTGTCTGCTAGAAGAGCTTCAGAGCGGCACTGGCAGGTGCTTCGTGATATTATGAGATTACCGGCAACGAAGGTTGTTGAGCATCCCGATATATTTGTTCAAGAAACAGAGTATACGATGAACGATTTTGATTATATAATTGAATTGCGAGACGATCCGGAACAAGAAATTACATATCAGGTAATTGAGAATCGATCTTCTGGATTTTCAAACTTAGACTTTAACTAA
- a CDS encoding RodZ domain-containing protein → MTELGQRLKDARNDKGLSLEEIQSITKIQKRYLHAIEEGNYELLPGNFYTRAFIKNYAEAVGLHGDELLEEYASEIPKANADVPESLPPRKMRRPSTPSKSSSVSSKWSSVFPSVLVVLLIVGVAALIWYVVQSGDQKTNQNATTNQAEEQVTSDENSGSAPDSDEVSNEDDDAKEATTSEEEAKSKEDEKAEEEKAAEEEKEPEEEEAPKMEIKKVKSDTDNSTFEIINADKFEVKLEASGSSWVALTGASDKKYVYESLAKGKNVTQDLSKESSATLRLGSSPSIEVFVNGEKIDIPKEPVVQNVTFTFKKAE, encoded by the coding sequence TTGACAGAGCTAGGTCAACGTCTGAAGGACGCTCGAAATGATAAGGGATTATCACTCGAGGAAATTCAGTCCATCACTAAGATTCAAAAACGCTATCTTCATGCCATTGAAGAAGGAAATTACGAACTGCTTCCAGGTAATTTTTATACGCGTGCATTCATTAAAAACTATGCGGAAGCAGTTGGCCTTCACGGAGATGAATTGCTTGAGGAGTACGCTTCTGAAATTCCAAAAGCAAACGCAGATGTGCCTGAAAGTTTACCACCAAGGAAAATGAGAAGGCCTTCAACACCGAGTAAGTCATCTTCTGTATCATCAAAATGGTCTTCCGTGTTTCCATCTGTTCTTGTCGTGTTACTCATTGTAGGTGTCGCAGCGTTAATCTGGTATGTTGTTCAGAGTGGTGACCAGAAGACGAATCAGAACGCAACGACGAATCAGGCGGAGGAGCAAGTGACAAGCGATGAAAACAGCGGCAGTGCTCCAGACTCAGATGAAGTAAGTAACGAAGATGATGACGCAAAAGAAGCAACGACTTCTGAAGAAGAGGCAAAATCAAAAGAAGATGAAAAAGCAGAGGAAGAAAAAGCTGCTGAAGAAGAAAAAGAGCCAGAAGAAGAGGAAGCTCCTAAGATGGAAATTAAGAAAGTAAAGAGTGATACTGACAATTCTACGTTTGAAATCATAAACGCAGATAAATTTGAAGTAAAGTTAGAAGCATCTGGGTCTAGCTGGGTAGCTTTAACAGGGGCGAGTGACAAAAAGTATGTATACGAAAGTCTTGCTAAAGGGAAAAACGTGACGCAAGATTTATCAAAAGAGTCTTCTGCTACGCTTCGACTCGGAAGTTCTCCGAGTATTGAAGTGTTTGTGAATGGCGAAAAAATTGACATACCAAAAGAACCAGTTGTTCAAAATGTAACCTTTACTTTTAAAAAAGCAGAATAA
- the pgsA gene encoding CDP-diacylglycerol--glycerol-3-phosphate 3-phosphatidyltransferase translates to MNLPNKITVSRIFLIPVFLIFLLAPLPLGETEIAGTVLLNSQLIATAIFIFASVTDWIDGYIARKHNLVTNLGKFLDPLADKLLVTSAFVSLVELGAAPAWIVVVILSREFAVTGLRLVASSEGEVLAASNLGKLKTWIQIIAIIMLLIENVPFEAIGFPFATISLWAALIITVYSGWDYFSKNKEVLLKSR, encoded by the coding sequence GTGAATTTGCCTAATAAAATTACCGTTTCACGCATTTTTTTAATTCCTGTTTTTCTAATTTTTCTCCTCGCGCCACTGCCGCTTGGTGAAACTGAAATTGCAGGCACCGTCTTATTGAATTCCCAATTAATTGCAACAGCGATTTTTATTTTCGCATCGGTAACCGATTGGATTGACGGTTACATAGCTAGAAAACATAACCTGGTTACGAATCTTGGGAAATTCCTCGATCCGCTTGCCGATAAACTACTCGTTACTTCAGCGTTTGTTTCACTCGTTGAGCTCGGGGCTGCGCCTGCTTGGATTGTTGTGGTTATTCTTAGCCGTGAATTTGCTGTTACAGGGCTAAGATTAGTTGCTTCTTCTGAAGGAGAAGTACTTGCAGCAAGCAACCTTGGAAAATTGAAAACTTGGATTCAAATCATCGCGATCATTATGCTATTGATTGAGAATGTTCCATTTGAAGCCATTGGCTTTCCTTTTGCAACGATTTCCCTGTGGGCAGCGCTCATTATTACCGTCTATTCGGGATGGGATTACTTCTCGAAGAATAAAGAGGTCCTACTTAAATCACGTTAA
- a CDS encoding competence/damage-inducible protein A produces MNAEIIGIGSELLLGQIANTNAQFISQRLADLGINVFYHTVVGDNNERLKQAIEVAQTRSDLLVFTGGLGPTKDDLTKETIAETLNKQLVYNEEAMKTIQAYYDKTGAPMSENNRKQALVLEGATVLRNDNGMAPGMALTENNHTYMLFPGPPKELYPMFTNYAEPYLLGQLKQGDTIVSRVLRFFGIGESRLETELEDLIDQQTNPTIAPLAGEWEVTLRLTAKADSKEEANKLIDETEKKIHARVGTFLYGYGETSLPKEVFSMLKDRNWSISTAESLTGGMFSQELTDLPGISSLFYGGVVCYSNEVKREIGVSKETLEAYGAVSEECAIELARSVKAKYKTDVGISFTGVAGPDPSEGKEAGTVYIGVAAPSGEKVVALNLAGNRNAIRKRTVKHGFNTLLKLER; encoded by the coding sequence ATGAATGCTGAAATCATTGGAATCGGTTCAGAGTTATTACTCGGACAAATCGCAAACACGAACGCACAGTTCATCTCACAACGCCTAGCTGATCTTGGGATTAATGTTTTCTATCACACGGTTGTTGGCGATAATAATGAGCGTTTAAAACAAGCAATTGAAGTCGCTCAGACGCGCTCAGACTTACTCGTTTTCACAGGTGGGCTTGGCCCGACGAAAGATGATCTTACGAAAGAAACAATCGCAGAAACTCTTAATAAACAGCTTGTTTATAACGAAGAGGCGATGAAAACGATTCAAGCTTATTATGACAAAACAGGTGCTCCTATGTCGGAAAATAATCGTAAACAGGCACTAGTCCTAGAAGGTGCTACCGTTCTTCGAAATGATAATGGCATGGCTCCCGGTATGGCGCTTACGGAGAACAACCACACGTACATGCTTTTCCCAGGCCCTCCGAAAGAACTTTACCCGATGTTTACAAACTATGCAGAGCCCTATTTACTTGGCCAGCTGAAGCAGGGAGATACGATTGTCTCACGTGTTCTTCGGTTTTTTGGTATTGGAGAATCGAGGCTTGAAACAGAACTTGAAGACTTAATTGATCAGCAAACGAACCCTACAATTGCGCCGCTTGCAGGAGAGTGGGAAGTGACGCTTCGTTTAACCGCAAAAGCTGACTCAAAAGAAGAAGCAAACAAGTTGATTGATGAAACTGAAAAGAAAATCCATGCACGCGTTGGAACTTTTTTGTATGGGTATGGAGAGACATCACTTCCAAAAGAAGTCTTTTCAATGCTAAAGGATCGGAACTGGTCGATCTCAACAGCAGAGAGTCTAACAGGCGGGATGTTTAGTCAGGAGTTAACAGATCTCCCTGGAATATCATCACTTTTCTACGGTGGGGTTGTGTGTTACTCTAACGAAGTAAAGCGAGAGATCGGCGTATCAAAAGAGACACTGGAAGCATACGGTGCCGTAAGTGAAGAATGTGCGATTGAACTCGCTAGAAGCGTAAAAGCGAAATATAAAACAGACGTCGGCATTAGTTTTACAGGCGTTGCAGGCCCTGATCCTAGTGAAGGGAAAGAGGCTGGCACCGTTTATATCGGCGTGGCCGCACCATCTGGTGAAAAAGTGGTTGCCCTGAATCTTGCTGGGAACCGCAATGCGATTCGCAAACGTACTGTGAAACATGGATTTAATACATTATTGAAGTTAGAAAGGTGA
- a CDS encoding DEAD/DEAH box helicase, translating to MKNFEDFALSNEVKKAVLELGFKEATPIQEKALEPILEGRDMIGQAQTGTGKTAAFGIPVIEKVKKIGGPEAIILTPTRELAMQVAIELQKLSKYKGLNVLAVYGGEPIYHQIRALKRGVNIVVGTPGRMLDHLKRKTLRTDNIHTAILDEADEMLDMGFIDDIELIFKQLPVKRQSLLFSATIPAPIRKLSSKYLKDPITISVSKGDVTADTVEQVYYRTFESDKFDTLCRVIESEDIRLGIIFTKTKKGAAQVTESLKKRGYRAEELHGDLTQQQRSKVMNLFRRSQVNFLVATDIAARGIDVAHVSHVINYDIPEDPERYVHRIGRTGRAGNKGIALTLVTPKDMRFLQSIESKIKLNLSAEPLQDETVDLDNIVKSVEKQLKKQKTDSTARETADLLLAKYNAEDLVQAFLENAIKEKQNTTPSEYNFGETGGQNGMVRFFLNVGRNIDLHPKKLLSELSAMAGVETESVGRIDIFEKFSFFEVHEDVAPFVYEALRAGGVDGKSIHLEPAKPQKSRV from the coding sequence ATGAAGAATTTTGAAGACTTTGCATTATCAAACGAAGTGAAAAAAGCTGTGCTCGAGCTTGGCTTTAAAGAAGCCACTCCTATCCAGGAAAAAGCTCTTGAACCAATTTTAGAAGGAAGAGATATGATTGGTCAGGCACAGACGGGTACGGGGAAAACGGCCGCTTTTGGTATTCCTGTGATTGAGAAAGTAAAGAAAATTGGTGGTCCCGAAGCGATCATCTTAACACCAACACGTGAGCTTGCGATGCAGGTAGCGATTGAACTGCAGAAGCTTTCAAAATACAAAGGCTTAAATGTTCTCGCAGTATATGGTGGAGAACCAATCTATCATCAAATTCGCGCTTTAAAAAGAGGCGTTAACATTGTGGTTGGAACACCGGGACGTATGCTTGACCATCTGAAGCGTAAGACGCTTCGCACGGATAATATTCATACAGCGATTCTTGATGAAGCAGATGAAATGCTTGATATGGGCTTTATTGACGATATTGAACTGATTTTTAAGCAGCTTCCTGTTAAGCGTCAGTCGCTTTTATTTTCCGCTACTATTCCTGCACCAATTCGTAAGCTTTCAAGTAAGTATTTGAAAGATCCGATTACCATTTCCGTTTCTAAAGGGGATGTCACCGCTGATACAGTGGAGCAAGTGTATTACCGCACGTTCGAAAGTGACAAATTTGATACGCTCTGTCGCGTGATTGAAAGCGAAGATATTCGCCTTGGTATTATTTTCACTAAGACGAAAAAAGGAGCTGCGCAAGTTACGGAATCATTGAAAAAGCGTGGGTACCGAGCAGAAGAGCTTCATGGTGACCTGACACAGCAACAGCGATCTAAAGTCATGAATCTCTTTAGGCGATCACAAGTGAACTTCCTTGTCGCGACAGATATCGCTGCAAGGGGCATCGATGTGGCACATGTAAGCCACGTCATTAACTATGATATCCCTGAGGATCCGGAACGCTACGTCCATCGTATTGGACGCACGGGTCGCGCTGGAAACAAAGGGATTGCGCTAACGCTTGTAACGCCAAAGGATATGCGCTTCCTTCAGTCAATTGAATCAAAGATCAAGTTAAATCTTTCAGCTGAGCCTCTCCAAGATGAGACGGTAGATCTTGATAACATCGTTAAATCTGTTGAAAAGCAGCTAAAAAAACAGAAAACTGATTCAACGGCCCGAGAAACGGCTGATCTTCTACTTGCAAAATACAACGCTGAAGATCTTGTTCAAGCATTCCTTGAAAATGCTATAAAAGAGAAGCAAAACACGACGCCTTCTGAATATAACTTCGGTGAAACTGGAGGACAGAACGGAATGGTCCGTTTCTTCTTGAATGTGGGTCGTAACATTGATCTTCATCCTAAAAAACTGCTAAGTGAGCTTTCAGCTATGGCAGGTGTTGAGACAGAATCAGTAGGCCGCATTGATATTTTTGAGAAATTCTCATTCTTTGAAGTGCATGAAGACGTGGCACCGTTCGTCTATGAAGCGCTTCGAGCTGGTGGTGTTGATGGTAAATCAATCCACTTAGAACCTGCAAAACCACAAAAAAGCAGAGTGTAA
- the recA gene encoding recombinase RecA: MSDRKAALDMALRQIEKQFGKGSIMKLGEQAEQRVSTVSTGSLALDIALGVGGYPRGRVIEVYGPESSGKTTVALHAIAEVQRNGGQAAFIDAEHALDPVYAEKLGVNIDELLLSQPDTGEQALEIAEALVRSGAVDMVVVDSVAALVPKAEIEGEMGDAHVGLQARLMSQALRKLSGAINKSKTTAVFINQIREKVGVMFGNPETTPGGRALKFYSSVRLEVRRAETLKQGNDMVGNKTRIKVVKNKVAPPFKQAEVDIMYGEGISKQGEILDIGSNLEIVQKSGAWFSFEGERLGQGRENAKQFLKENPAMEAEIEGRIRAHHNLDADKQVDEAAAGKETLLPDEE, encoded by the coding sequence GTGAGTGATCGTAAAGCTGCCTTAGATATGGCACTTAGACAAATAGAAAAACAATTCGGTAAAGGTTCAATCATGAAACTCGGCGAACAAGCTGAGCAAAGAGTCTCTACGGTATCTACTGGTTCACTGGCTCTTGATATTGCTCTAGGTGTAGGAGGGTATCCAAGAGGTCGTGTCATCGAAGTTTACGGCCCGGAATCTTCTGGTAAAACAACCGTTGCTCTTCATGCTATTGCAGAAGTTCAGCGTAACGGCGGTCAGGCCGCGTTTATCGATGCTGAGCACGCACTTGATCCGGTTTATGCAGAAAAGCTTGGTGTTAACATCGATGAGCTATTGCTTTCTCAACCTGACACAGGAGAACAAGCCCTAGAAATTGCTGAAGCGCTCGTACGAAGTGGAGCAGTTGATATGGTCGTTGTTGACTCCGTTGCTGCCCTTGTACCAAAGGCTGAAATCGAAGGTGAAATGGGAGATGCACACGTTGGTTTGCAGGCGCGTTTAATGTCTCAAGCGCTTCGTAAGCTTTCTGGTGCGATTAATAAATCCAAAACAACCGCGGTCTTTATTAACCAGATTCGTGAAAAAGTTGGGGTTATGTTCGGAAATCCAGAAACAACTCCAGGCGGACGTGCACTGAAATTCTATTCATCTGTTCGATTAGAAGTTCGTCGTGCTGAAACGCTGAAACAGGGTAATGACATGGTCGGTAACAAAACGCGTATTAAAGTTGTAAAGAACAAGGTGGCTCCGCCGTTTAAACAGGCAGAAGTCGACATCATGTATGGGGAAGGTATTTCCAAGCAAGGTGAGATCCTTGATATTGGGTCTAACCTTGAAATCGTTCAGAAGAGCGGCGCATGGTTCTCATTCGAAGGCGAACGCCTTGGACAGGGTCGCGAAAATGCGAAGCAATTCTTGAAAGAAAACCCGGCAATGGAAGCTGAGATTGAAGGGCGTATTCGCGCTCATCATAATCTTGATGCCGATAAGCAAGTGGATGAAGCGGCTGCAGGTAAAGAAACGCTTCTTCCTGACGAAGAATAA